A genomic segment from Candidatus Omnitrophota bacterium encodes:
- a CDS encoding YvcK family protein, translating to MGKKIKFKKKLSQLLKPFKWLYPGMGVKRWLSVSFVGIIFIVAGGQFLSGPTNLFRAVGVTYMFIGMMIIFFGVKRVIFIFLGVVSPQRQEELVDLLYQKKHLERGLRIVAIGGGTGLSVLLQGLKQYTSNLTAIVTVADDGGSSGKLREDFGILPPGDIRNCLVALADTSPLMEELFQYRFEGESTLGGHNFGNIFILALSRVTKDFGEAVQAASKILAIRGRVLPSTLSKVRLAADLEDGTKAMGESNITRRKNKSPIKRLYLDPANCQPTESALEAIAGADAVVLGPGSLYTSIMPNLLVEPIARAVNNSPAIKLYVCNVMTQPGETTNFKSSDHIKALLANTRLEKIDYAIINISNIPKAVEQRYKSGNACRVEADLDRIKELGVIPIEDSFMTVSGLRDMEYLRHNPRRLAKSIVDIISIAKSEAAHR from the coding sequence GTGGGCAAAAAAATAAAATTCAAAAAAAAATTATCCCAGCTTTTAAAGCCTTTTAAATGGCTTTACCCTGGTATGGGTGTCAAGCGTTGGCTGTCTGTATCTTTTGTCGGTATTATTTTTATCGTGGCAGGCGGCCAGTTCCTTTCAGGGCCTACTAATCTATTCAGGGCTGTTGGCGTCACCTATATGTTCATTGGCATGATGATCATATTTTTCGGGGTAAAAAGGGTCATCTTTATTTTTCTCGGAGTTGTTTCTCCGCAAAGACAGGAAGAGCTGGTAGACCTTCTATATCAGAAAAAGCACCTTGAACGCGGATTGAGGATAGTTGCCATCGGGGGAGGCACAGGGCTTTCCGTTCTACTGCAGGGGTTAAAGCAATATACGAGTAACCTTACCGCAATCGTGACCGTGGCTGATGATGGAGGCTCGTCAGGCAAGCTAAGAGAGGATTTTGGTATTCTGCCGCCCGGAGACATCAGAAATTGCCTGGTAGCCCTGGCTGATACAAGCCCTTTAATGGAAGAACTTTTTCAATACCGGTTTGAAGGAGAGTCAACCCTGGGTGGGCATAATTTCGGCAATATTTTCATATTAGCTCTCTCAAGAGTCACAAAGGATTTTGGAGAGGCCGTACAGGCCGCAAGCAAGATACTCGCTATAAGGGGACGGGTCTTGCCGTCAACCTTATCCAAGGTTAGGCTGGCAGCTGATCTTGAAGACGGTACAAAAGCTATGGGCGAGTCAAATATTACAAGGAGAAAAAATAAAAGCCCTATCAAGAGATTATATCTTGATCCCGCGAATTGCCAGCCGACAGAAAGCGCCTTGGAGGCTATAGCGGGTGCCGACGCGGTTGTGCTGGGCCCGGGTAGTCTTTACACGAGCATTATGCCTAATCTGCTTGTAGAGCCCATAGCCAGAGCGGTAAATAATTCGCCGGCGATAAAACTGTATGTTTGTAATGTTATGACACAGCCCGGCGAGACAACAAATTTTAAGTCAAGCGACCATATAAAAGCTCTATTGGCCAACACAAGATTAGAAAAGATTGATTACGCTATTATTAATATTTCCAATATACCAAAGGCGGTTGAACAGCGTTATAAATCAGGCAACGCCTGCAGGGTTGAAGCCGATCTTGACAGGATAAAGGAATTGGGCGTTATACCGATAGAGGATAGTTTCATGACTGTAAGCGGCCTGCGTGATATGGAGTATCTAAGGCATAATCCCAGGAGGCTGGCAAAATCCATAGTAGATATTATTTCTATTGCCAAATCGGAAGCCGCGCATAGGTAA
- a CDS encoding PTS sugar transporter subunit IIA, with translation MKIIDILDKNAIKWDLKSVKKIDVINELVELLPAGYSAKDKASLVETLMNREALGSTGIGQGIGIPHAKSKCVKELVAVLGVSKAGADFDSLDGEPTHIFMLLIAPEDAAGPHLKALAKISRMLKDKFVRDSLIAAKDEKAVFNIIAQEDRKS, from the coding sequence ATGAAAATTATTGATATCTTAGACAAAAACGCTATCAAGTGGGACCTGAAATCTGTAAAGAAAATAGATGTCATAAATGAATTAGTAGAACTCTTACCCGCAGGCTATTCCGCCAAGGACAAAGCGTCTTTGGTTGAGACGCTGATGAACCGTGAGGCCCTGGGTTCTACAGGTATAGGCCAGGGGATTGGGATCCCTCACGCGAAATCCAAATGCGTCAAGGAGCTTGTCGCGGTATTGGGTGTTTCAAAAGCCGGGGCCGATTTTGATTCGTTGGACGGAGAGCCGACCCATATATTCATGCTCTTGATTGCCCCTGAAGATGCCGCCGGACCCCACCTTAAAGCTTTGGCAAAGATATCCCGCATGCTCAAAGATAAATTCGTAAGAGATTCTCTTATCGCGGCAAAAGATGAGAAGGCCGTATTCAACATAATAGCCCAGGAAGACAGAAAGTCCTGA